A genomic stretch from Anaerolinea thermophila UNI-1 includes:
- the cas10 gene encoding type III-A CRISPR-associated protein Cas10/Csm1 translates to MKEQVFFATVAGLIHDIGKLMHRAEVASSRTWDREAQQQYKYWHALLSEDFAAQYLPDPWKKGVLPGVGAHHLPQNRLSCCVALADRLSAGERSDDITYLEESNTKSVRQLLSIFSDISLDNPSSVPQVYLPLRPLRLKEDHLYPSGSPASDTGRAYQDLWDGFQTHVKALKQAFSSGENPAWFVESLLSEIQTYLWCVPSAYYRQRADINLYDHSRMTAALSAILMDSSFSDEELYAFAHEPEKVSQPLALLVGGDLTGVQQFLYTITSRGAASGLRGRSFYLQLLVLVIARYVLNQLDLPITNLIYASGGNFFILARVEDAQRLSELQKEVTRILFNEHQGELGLILEGRTLKGEDFFDGRIKTEWDALIGQISRAKQRRLNVMNQEELTALFQPAGFGGESGTQCRVCGREHPKAKNVARDAETVEEIVKCPVCVSYEELGKDLRRARYLVFEPITPIPPKNSEAGQGWHDLLERFGMDVKVLENLSGKEKGEIFFLKDDDFEQRTPSDSRACLRYFLTNVTPLLSVKEYSSLKERNFPELPSPSSVKPLHVLEEQAKGVKRVGVLRMDVDNLGRLFAEGLGKYASLSRTASLSFAISLFFEGWVGVLAERMNEKDNERLYSIYSGGDDLFFVGSWDAVVELAITIRRELSKYTGGHPHIHPSGGIVLIGGKYPLYQAAEEAGEAEESAKKFRRQKADGTIQEKDAICFLDQTLDWQTFGLHDCNTNADTVHGMMHLLEKLANEENLRALIGKLAQLYQVYEEKQRELQKKGKAQNRQGQPQILWGPWIWRMEYTLARMEKQNEDSKDKIKAIRDQLKGKDGNYRRIEWIGLAARWAELITRNSK, encoded by the coding sequence ATGAAGGAACAGGTATTTTTTGCCACCGTGGCAGGATTAATCCATGATATCGGGAAACTCATGCACCGCGCAGAAGTAGCCTCTTCGCGCACCTGGGACAGGGAAGCCCAACAGCAATATAAATACTGGCACGCCCTGCTCAGCGAAGATTTTGCCGCACAATACCTTCCTGATCCCTGGAAAAAAGGCGTCCTGCCGGGTGTAGGCGCGCATCATCTACCGCAGAACCGCCTTTCCTGCTGTGTGGCGCTGGCAGACCGCCTCTCGGCAGGCGAACGCAGTGATGACATTACCTACCTGGAAGAAAGCAACACCAAATCCGTCAGGCAACTGCTGAGCATTTTCTCGGATATCTCCCTGGACAATCCTTCCAGCGTTCCGCAAGTGTACCTTCCTTTGCGCCCGCTCCGCCTGAAAGAGGACCATTTGTACCCCTCAGGTTCTCCGGCATCAGATACCGGGAGAGCATACCAGGACTTGTGGGACGGCTTTCAAACACACGTAAAAGCATTGAAACAAGCCTTTTCTTCCGGAGAAAATCCTGCCTGGTTTGTGGAAAGTCTGCTTTCAGAAATTCAAACATACCTGTGGTGTGTTCCTTCTGCGTATTACCGACAGCGCGCGGATATCAACCTCTATGACCATAGCCGGATGACCGCCGCGCTCAGCGCTATCCTGATGGATTCGTCCTTCTCCGATGAGGAATTATATGCCTTTGCCCATGAGCCGGAAAAAGTCAGCCAGCCCTTAGCCCTGCTGGTAGGAGGCGATCTGACAGGCGTTCAGCAATTCCTTTACACCATCACCTCACGGGGCGCCGCCAGCGGACTGCGCGGACGATCCTTCTACCTGCAACTGCTGGTGCTGGTGATTGCCAGGTATGTACTGAATCAACTGGATTTACCCATCACCAATCTGATTTACGCCAGCGGAGGGAATTTCTTCATCCTTGCCCGTGTGGAAGATGCTCAGCGTCTGTCTGAACTCCAAAAAGAAGTCACCCGCATCCTGTTCAACGAGCATCAGGGCGAACTGGGATTGATTCTGGAAGGTCGGACGCTCAAGGGGGAAGACTTCTTCGACGGCAGAATCAAAACCGAGTGGGATGCGCTGATTGGACAAATCAGCCGGGCAAAACAGCGCCGTTTGAATGTGATGAATCAAGAGGAATTAACCGCCCTGTTCCAGCCAGCCGGGTTTGGAGGCGAGAGCGGGACACAGTGCCGCGTATGCGGTCGCGAACACCCAAAAGCCAAAAATGTGGCGCGTGATGCGGAGACTGTTGAAGAGATTGTCAAATGCCCGGTTTGTGTTTCATACGAAGAATTGGGAAAGGATCTGCGCCGCGCCCGCTACCTGGTATTTGAGCCAATTACCCCCATTCCGCCAAAGAACTCCGAAGCAGGGCAGGGATGGCACGACCTGCTGGAACGCTTTGGTATGGATGTGAAAGTGCTGGAAAACCTCTCCGGCAAAGAAAAAGGCGAAATTTTCTTTTTGAAGGATGACGACTTCGAACAGCGCACGCCTTCTGACAGCCGCGCCTGCCTGCGGTACTTCCTGACCAACGTCACGCCTCTGTTGTCTGTAAAGGAGTACAGTTCACTTAAAGAGAGAAACTTTCCCGAATTACCCTCACCCAGCTCAGTCAAACCCCTGCACGTGCTGGAAGAGCAGGCGAAAGGGGTGAAGAGGGTAGGTGTTCTGCGCATGGATGTGGACAACCTGGGCAGGCTGTTCGCCGAAGGGCTGGGCAAGTATGCCAGCCTCTCGCGCACGGCTTCACTGAGTTTTGCCATCAGTCTGTTCTTTGAAGGCTGGGTGGGCGTGCTGGCAGAGCGCATGAACGAGAAGGACAATGAGCGCCTGTACTCCATCTACTCCGGCGGGGATGACCTGTTCTTTGTCGGCAGTTGGGATGCGGTGGTAGAACTTGCCATCACCATCCGCCGCGAACTGAGCAAATACACCGGCGGTCATCCGCACATCCATCCCAGCGGCGGGATTGTGCTGATTGGCGGAAAGTACCCGCTGTATCAGGCGGCAGAGGAAGCCGGAGAAGCCGAAGAGAGCGCCAAGAAGTTCCGCAGGCAGAAAGCCGATGGCACCATCCAGGAAAAAGATGCCATCTGCTTCCTCGATCAAACCCTGGACTGGCAAACCTTTGGACTGCACGACTGCAACACAAATGCCGATACCGTCCACGGGATGATGCACCTGTTGGAGAAACTTGCAAATGAGGAGAACCTGCGCGCGCTGATTGGGAAACTGGCTCAGTTGTACCAGGTGTATGAAGAAAAACAACGGGAACTGCAGAAAAAAGGCAAAGCGCAAAACCGCCAGGGACAGCCTCAAATCCTGTGGGGACCCTGGATCTGGCGCATGGAGTACACCCTGGCGCGCATGGAAAAGCAAAATGAGGATTCAAAGGATAAAATCAAAGCCATTCGTGACCAGTTAAAAGGCAAAGACGGCAATTACCGCCGTATCGAATGGATTGGTTTAGCCGCCCGCTGGGCAGAACTGATAACTCGAAATTCTAAGTAA
- a CDS encoding DnaA N-terminal domain-containing protein yields MDETNRGISPEQAWKSALEQIRQEMSRAAFDTWVASAQLIGWENSCFRASVRNAYARDWLESRLSGTLRRKLSALMGSEQDVEFVVWDEPAPVTPSAETAEESLEIEGVSDETLYQELVQPDRVITLPGYFRRWVGVLGPELAWMYVAFRQAAYYAERGRKHGTSQVHFSGKQIAALCGITERTFWNRSAKAETWERLRGLVERGDGGTGWRQEDGRPVQTSHRYRVWLSLPLTPQDTARLVRWLKVSLEGGVRSLLERAGLLTLSELEDFEGDEIGRPMSVRQIVHAVAGAQMGREEIEALVAIVQERLMPSGDILMITHFFLEQVLPRLGAGPAWLYVLLRDRCWEGSEPRDVVRIEGGYAELARWLGLSRPLTVYEWLNTKPSLLWAYVRPVEQERRWSGDSKWDIPRYFRVLLSDFPPEYLNLKDEEAVRAYFSRDRFTLGVREFEPELLRDFHSLVTQFSEFGYATFIVWLRNFHTPVTQFSEFGYATFIPRLRDFHSLVTQFSELKLLNSGLSSKALVKDQPPPLIPPLQTQTSPPADEVNRLVGVRFGWEILEHLGVNPEVQERMAESGIEPWMVISWLLYAAGRKTIQDPLAFAVARVLKRRQGAGGEHDVLAQNPLQLAVRLREMDLPARLKQALLGDNRPSGNTVLDNTHRRYVEGVYADFIEH; encoded by the coding sequence GTGGATGAGACAAACCGCGGAATTAGCCCTGAGCAGGCTTGGAAAAGCGCCCTGGAACAGATACGCCAGGAGATGTCCAGGGCTGCCTTTGATACGTGGGTTGCAAGTGCACAGCTGATCGGCTGGGAGAACAGTTGTTTCAGGGCTAGCGTGCGCAATGCCTATGCACGCGACTGGCTGGAAAGCCGTTTATCGGGCACCCTGAGGCGCAAGCTCAGCGCACTGATGGGCTCTGAGCAAGACGTTGAGTTTGTGGTCTGGGATGAACCTGCCCCGGTGACGCCGTCCGCAGAGACGGCCGAGGAGAGCCTTGAGATCGAGGGGGTTAGCGATGAAACCCTGTATCAGGAACTGGTGCAGCCGGACAGGGTGATCACTCTACCGGGGTACTTTCGGCGTTGGGTGGGGGTGCTTGGTCCTGAACTGGCGTGGATGTACGTGGCGTTTCGGCAGGCGGCGTACTACGCCGAGCGGGGGCGAAAACATGGGACAAGTCAGGTGCACTTCAGCGGCAAGCAAATTGCCGCGCTGTGCGGGATCACGGAGCGAACGTTCTGGAATCGGTCGGCTAAGGCGGAGACGTGGGAGCGCTTGAGAGGGCTAGTGGAGCGCGGTGATGGGGGCACTGGGTGGCGGCAGGAAGATGGCCGTCCGGTTCAGACCAGTCATCGCTATCGGGTGTGGCTGAGTCTGCCGCTGACGCCACAGGATACAGCACGACTGGTGCGGTGGCTGAAAGTGAGCCTTGAGGGTGGAGTGCGCAGTTTGCTGGAGCGCGCCGGGTTACTGACACTGAGTGAGCTGGAAGACTTTGAGGGGGATGAGATTGGGCGCCCGATGAGTGTGCGCCAGATTGTGCACGCGGTGGCTGGCGCGCAAATGGGACGAGAAGAGATTGAGGCGCTGGTGGCCATCGTGCAGGAGCGGCTGATGCCATCCGGAGACATTCTGATGATCACCCACTTTTTCCTGGAGCAGGTGCTACCGCGGCTGGGAGCGGGACCGGCATGGCTGTACGTGCTGTTGCGGGATCGTTGCTGGGAGGGGAGTGAGCCGCGGGACGTTGTGCGCATCGAAGGGGGGTATGCCGAACTGGCGCGCTGGCTGGGGCTGTCGCGCCCGCTGACGGTATACGAATGGCTGAACACGAAACCGTCCCTGCTATGGGCATATGTGCGTCCAGTGGAGCAAGAGCGGCGTTGGAGCGGGGACAGTAAGTGGGATATACCGCGCTACTTCCGGGTCTTGCTGAGCGATTTTCCGCCGGAGTACCTGAACCTGAAGGACGAGGAGGCCGTTCGGGCGTACTTTTCTCGGGATCGCTTTACGCTTGGGGTGCGTGAGTTTGAGCCAGAATTGTTACGCGATTTTCATAGTTTGGTTACGCAATTTTCAGAGTTTGGTTACGCAACTTTCATAGTTTGGTTACGCAATTTTCATACCCCAGTTACGCAATTTTCAGAGTTTGGTTACGCAACTTTCATACCCCGGTTACGCGATTTTCATAGTTTGGTTACGCAATTTTCAGAGTTAAAGCTCTTAAACTCTGGTTTAAGCTCTAAAGCTCTGGTTAAAGACCAACCCCCCCCTTTAATCCCCCCCCTCCAAACGCAGACAAGCCCACCTGCGGACGAAGTCAACAGGTTGGTTGGTGTCCGCTTTGGGTGGGAAATTTTAGAGCACCTTGGAGTCAATCCGGAAGTGCAAGAGCGCATGGCAGAAAGCGGGATTGAACCGTGGATGGTGATCTCCTGGTTGCTGTATGCGGCAGGGCGAAAGACAATCCAGGATCCACTTGCCTTCGCTGTTGCGCGGGTGCTGAAACGGAGGCAGGGAGCGGGGGGCGAGCATGATGTTCTGGCGCAAAACCCCCTGCAGCTGGCCGTGCGGCTGAGGGAGATGGATCTTCCGGCAAGGTTGAAGCAGGCGCTGCTGGGGGATAATCGTCCCTCGGGCAACACAGTACTGGACAACACTCATCGTCGCTACGTGGAGGGTGTATATGCGGACTTCATCGAGCACTAA
- a CDS encoding single-stranded DNA-binding protein has translation MLEVQLIGNLGQDPEARYTAEGALVVSFPVAATRRWTDRDGQKHEETTWVDVTTWGGLAEVCHQHLTKGRQVFVRGRPEVRAFTRKNGELGAALRVTAEEVIFLGGKPGEKGVQAEAAGEAAPTSADDIPF, from the coding sequence ATGCTCGAAGTTCAACTGATCGGCAATCTAGGTCAAGACCCTGAAGCCCGCTACACGGCAGAGGGGGCGTTGGTGGTGTCGTTCCCGGTGGCGGCGACGCGGCGCTGGACGGATCGGGACGGGCAGAAGCATGAGGAGACGACCTGGGTGGACGTAACGACCTGGGGCGGGCTGGCGGAGGTCTGCCACCAGCACCTGACGAAAGGGCGTCAGGTGTTCGTGCGCGGGCGGCCCGAGGTGCGGGCGTTCACCCGCAAGAACGGCGAGTTGGGTGCGGCGCTGCGGGTGACGGCGGAGGAGGTGATCTTCCTGGGCGGCAAGCCCGGCGAGAAGGGGGTGCAGGCAGAAGCCGCGGGCGAAGCAGCACCCACGAGTGCAGACGACATACCGTTCTAG
- a CDS encoding GxxExxY protein: MNAKYLPVVGKIIRHARRVLRELGPGHAEMVYHRALLHELRSAGETVLYQPRLKVRYNGQAVGEVVPDLLVRKGNSTVLIECKLASQEFEQADFDQLRRYLRAYEGDAVGLLLGFGGERLEFRRVWLEKREET, encoded by the coding sequence ATGAACGCTAAATATCTGCCGGTGGTGGGCAAGATCATCCGCCATGCGCGGCGGGTGCTGCGGGAGTTAGGACCGGGTCATGCCGAGATGGTGTACCACCGGGCGCTGCTGCACGAACTGCGGAGTGCAGGCGAGACGGTTTTGTACCAGCCGCGCTTGAAAGTGCGCTACAACGGGCAGGCGGTGGGTGAGGTGGTGCCGGATCTCCTGGTGCGCAAGGGCAATTCAACAGTGCTCATCGAGTGCAAGTTGGCTAGCCAGGAGTTTGAGCAGGCGGACTTTGACCAGTTGCGGCGGTACTTGCGAGCCTACGAGGGCGATGCGGTTGGGCTGCTGTTGGGTTTTGGCGGAGAGCGGTTAGAATTCCGGCGGGTGTGGCTGGAGAAGCGGGAGGAAACGTGA
- a CDS encoding type II toxin-antitoxin system PemK/MazF family toxin — MKRGEVWLVNLDPTLGAEMRKSRPAVIVSSDLVGVLPLRVIVPLTDWKERYSVAPWMVQIKAASSNGLDKDSAADCFQVRSVSTMRLVRKIGRLSPEDMEKIVQSIQLVVEA; from the coding sequence ATGAAACGCGGTGAAGTCTGGCTGGTCAATCTCGACCCAACCCTGGGAGCGGAGATGCGCAAATCTCGTCCGGCGGTGATCGTTTCCAGTGACCTGGTGGGTGTTCTGCCCTTGCGGGTGATCGTTCCGCTGACCGACTGGAAAGAGCGTTACAGTGTGGCGCCGTGGATGGTGCAGATAAAAGCCGCATCCAGCAACGGGCTGGACAAAGACTCGGCAGCGGATTGTTTTCAGGTGCGTTCGGTTTCGACCATGCGCCTTGTGCGAAAAATTGGGAGACTGTCTCCCGAAGACATGGAGAAAATTGTTCAAAGTATTCAACTGGTAGTTGAGGCATGA
- a CDS encoding ParA family protein: MTKVITIANQKGGAGKTTTVLNLAHGLALRGKEVLILDFDPQGQSASYLGLKQEPGIFFLLMSSIKPLEKNELILLRQQVRSTGRPRLWIIPGSQETAVAQNSLAALDKPVSYIRDAIQVFMRNGLDYIVMDTSPSLGGLQERAIWASDFVIVPVAMEFGSLEGLNKTLSIMRNLKESKGWRGSLGGVLPTFYDDVTRETKKIEEDLKAGLGAMVLPPIHRATVFRESIAEGQTIFEKAPGSRAAQEYERLVDQVLTW, from the coding sequence ATGACGAAGGTGATCACGATTGCTAACCAGAAGGGGGGAGCGGGGAAGACCACTACCGTGCTCAATCTAGCACACGGCTTGGCGCTGCGGGGAAAAGAGGTACTCATTCTGGATTTTGACCCGCAAGGGCAGAGTGCGAGTTACCTGGGGCTCAAGCAGGAACCCGGGATTTTCTTTCTGCTGATGTCGTCCATCAAGCCGCTGGAGAAGAATGAGTTGATCCTGCTGCGCCAGCAAGTGCGCAGCACGGGACGGCCGCGCTTGTGGATCATCCCAGGCAGTCAGGAGACGGCCGTAGCGCAGAATTCCCTGGCGGCGCTGGACAAGCCGGTCTCGTATATTCGGGATGCGATCCAGGTTTTTATGCGCAATGGATTGGACTACATTGTGATGGACACCAGTCCCTCGCTGGGCGGATTGCAGGAGCGAGCGATCTGGGCGTCCGACTTTGTGATCGTGCCGGTGGCAATGGAATTCGGCTCGCTGGAAGGCCTGAACAAGACGCTGAGCATCATGCGGAATTTGAAAGAAAGCAAAGGCTGGCGCGGGTCGCTGGGGGGCGTACTGCCCACGTTTTACGATGACGTGACGCGGGAGACAAAAAAGATCGAGGAAGACCTGAAAGCCGGGCTTGGAGCGATGGTACTGCCGCCAATCCACCGCGCCACGGTGTTTCGGGAAAGCATAGCGGAGGGGCAGACGATTTTCGAAAAAGCGCCGGGCAGTCGAGCGGCGCAGGAGTACGAGCGGCTGGTAGATCAGGTGTTGACATGGTGA
- a CDS encoding tyrosine-type recombinase/integrase, with amino-acid sequence MSDLEQFEVWLQEQDRSPVTVRGYMADLRAFAAWFEQTNGKALGVEEVTPADVREYRGWLQAVKRAGAATVRRHLMALRAYCRWGVETERIDRDPTARVKLPREETLSPGWLAKQEQYRLLREAERAVSAADTPTRRRLAVRDRALVVFLLNTGLRIAEACALTVEDVQIGERSGWVVVRGGKGNKSRKVPLNVEVRRALNAWREERGDGEGSVFDLTPSGAYRRLVEMGRRAGVEVHPHTLRHTLAKNLVDAGVGLHEVAALLGHSSLNTTRVYVTPGERDLERALQVLEG; translated from the coding sequence ATGAGCGATTTGGAGCAGTTTGAGGTGTGGCTACAGGAGCAAGACCGCTCGCCGGTGACGGTGCGGGGGTACATGGCAGATCTGCGCGCCTTTGCGGCGTGGTTTGAGCAGACGAACGGCAAGGCGCTGGGGGTGGAGGAGGTGACGCCTGCGGATGTGCGAGAGTACCGCGGGTGGCTGCAAGCGGTGAAGCGGGCAGGTGCGGCAACCGTGCGCCGCCACCTGATGGCACTGCGGGCGTACTGCCGCTGGGGGGTGGAGACGGAGCGAATAGACCGGGACCCGACGGCGCGGGTGAAGTTACCGCGGGAAGAAACGCTCTCCCCGGGATGGCTGGCGAAACAGGAGCAGTACCGCTTGCTGCGGGAAGCGGAGCGGGCGGTGAGTGCGGCGGACACCCCGACGCGGCGCAGGCTGGCCGTGCGGGACCGGGCGCTGGTGGTGTTCTTGCTCAATACCGGGCTGCGGATTGCCGAAGCGTGCGCCTTGACGGTAGAGGACGTGCAGATCGGCGAGCGATCGGGCTGGGTCGTGGTGCGCGGGGGCAAGGGAAATAAAAGCCGCAAGGTGCCGCTCAACGTCGAAGTGCGGCGGGCACTGAACGCCTGGCGGGAGGAGCGGGGGGACGGTGAGGGGAGCGTGTTTGACCTGACGCCCTCGGGAGCGTACCGTCGGCTGGTGGAGATGGGACGCCGGGCGGGGGTGGAAGTGCACCCGCATACGCTGCGGCACACGCTGGCCAAGAACCTGGTGGATGCCGGGGTCGGGCTGCATGAAGTGGCGGCGCTGCTGGGTCACAGCAGTTTGAACACCACGCGGGTGTACGTGACGCCTGGGGAACGGGATTTGGAGCGGGCGCTACAGGTGCTGGAGGGGTAA
- a CDS encoding DICT sensory domain-containing protein, whose product MAHLQPSDLFIQFFHKVLPAYTPQAETLLSQIAPEKLSALNFRYIFSVEKMIEISHMIEDAVMHSQRPADFHVSFQLFSRLGEQMPRYRAISQKVEKLWLYGVPDIPPMNLPNTEFIDTSNTPLTRYWFLVAYAPELSMTLVAEEISSPIPSSQRIYEGFYTFETDVAYKVLNLMHQIFPAQIPAPIPPELL is encoded by the coding sequence ATGGCGCACCTGCAACCCTCGGATTTGTTCATCCAATTCTTTCATAAGGTTTTACCTGCTTACACCCCTCAGGCGGAGACCCTTCTTTCCCAAATTGCTCCTGAGAAGCTCTCCGCTTTGAACTTCCGTTACATTTTCTCAGTGGAGAAGATGATAGAAATCAGCCACATGATTGAGGATGCGGTCATGCATTCACAACGTCCGGCCGATTTTCACGTCTCATTTCAACTTTTCTCGCGTCTCGGAGAGCAAATGCCACGCTACCGTGCAATTTCCCAAAAAGTTGAGAAATTATGGCTGTACGGCGTTCCTGACATTCCCCCAATGAATTTGCCCAACACGGAATTTATTGATACCTCCAACACCCCTCTCACCCGCTACTGGTTCCTGGTAGCCTATGCTCCAGAGTTAAGCATGACCCTCGTGGCAGAAGAAATTTCTTCCCCCATTCCTTCTTCTCAGCGCATCTACGAAGGGTTTTATACCTTTGAAACGGATGTGGCATACAAAGTGCTCAACCTGATGCATCAGATTTTCCCCGCACAAATTCCAGCGCCCATTCCTCCAGAGTTGCTTTGA
- the csm2 gene encoding type III-A CRISPR-associated protein Csm2, which yields MSPLSTNDVVQIITRDETAQLLVQRADAFGKELQGMNLSTSQIRSLFGEVRQIQGEWKMGNDARKRALRRLMLLKPKMAYRAKRESGQAVKTLVEALNPAVDAVVTAPSDKQDEYFDRFVQFFEAILAYHKAYGGK from the coding sequence ATGAGTCCGCTATCCACAAATGATGTCGTGCAAATCATCACCCGCGATGAAACCGCGCAATTGCTGGTGCAACGCGCCGATGCCTTCGGCAAAGAACTGCAAGGCATGAATCTCTCTACCAGTCAAATCCGCAGTCTGTTTGGCGAAGTGCGCCAGATTCAGGGCGAATGGAAGATGGGCAACGACGCCCGCAAGCGCGCCTTGCGCCGCCTGATGCTTCTCAAACCTAAAATGGCATACCGCGCCAAGCGGGAAAGCGGGCAAGCCGTCAAAACGCTGGTAGAAGCGCTGAATCCGGCAGTAGATGCGGTGGTCACCGCGCCCAGCGACAAACAGGACGAATATTTCGACCGCTTTGTGCAGTTCTTTGAAGCCATTCTGGCGTACCACAAAGCCTACGGGGGCAAATAA
- a CDS encoding phytoene desaturase family protein: MRIVVIGAGIGGLTTAALLVKAGYSVTVLEAQTYPGGCAGTFFHKGYRFDAGATLAGGFQPGGPHARLAQLLGLSYPTHPISDAGWVVHLPNRRIYQWTDPEQWQEEVQRHFPFSRAFWKLQRFLANQVWDLSSRNAPLPPQSFHEFISLLKALRPGTITTLPFLFSRVKDFFPSKWTPEFKAFVDAQLLISAQTTSEDASLLYGSAAMDLPRRGIHTVKGGMGTLSEVLVDWIRRNGSEVLFRQEAVRVETNKREVHRVITRKGDVFTCDALVANVTPWGWAKLLGDALPVSIKKDLLKTGRMWGAFVLHLGVEADRVNTPITHHQIIGTLDRPLGETNSVFLSLSPLDDPTRAPSGMRAVTISTHTEPLGWFSLSEEDYQKRKEQYTEQCLSLVEREFPGFRSAVRLCLAGSPRTYAYYTHRPWGMVGGFPQSSILQARGPQSGFHNAWLVGDSVFPGQSTAGVTLGATRVANLILQSL, encoded by the coding sequence ATGCGTATTGTCGTAATTGGCGCGGGGATAGGCGGGCTGACCACTGCCGCCCTGCTCGTAAAAGCCGGATATTCCGTCACTGTTCTGGAAGCCCAAACCTACCCGGGAGGATGCGCCGGAACTTTTTTCCACAAAGGTTATCGCTTTGATGCCGGTGCTACGCTGGCGGGCGGCTTTCAACCCGGAGGACCTCATGCGCGCTTAGCCCAACTGCTAGGGCTCTCCTATCCAACCCACCCAATTTCTGATGCTGGTTGGGTCGTTCACCTCCCCAACCGCAGGATTTACCAGTGGACCGACCCCGAACAATGGCAGGAAGAGGTCCAACGACATTTTCCGTTCAGTCGTGCCTTTTGGAAATTGCAACGGTTTCTGGCAAATCAGGTGTGGGATTTGTCCAGCCGTAACGCCCCTCTCCCTCCTCAATCCTTCCATGAATTCATCAGTTTGCTGAAGGCTCTGCGCCCGGGTACCATCACCACCTTGCCTTTTCTTTTCTCACGGGTTAAGGATTTTTTCCCATCAAAATGGACACCTGAGTTCAAAGCCTTTGTGGATGCCCAATTGCTGATCTCCGCTCAGACAACCTCAGAGGATGCTTCGCTATTGTATGGAAGCGCTGCCATGGATTTGCCCCGCCGTGGAATTCATACCGTGAAAGGGGGAATGGGAACGCTTTCTGAGGTTCTGGTGGACTGGATTCGCCGTAACGGAAGCGAAGTCCTCTTTCGACAGGAAGCGGTACGGGTAGAAACCAACAAAAGAGAAGTGCATCGGGTAATCACACGAAAAGGGGATGTCTTTACGTGTGATGCTCTGGTAGCAAATGTCACTCCCTGGGGATGGGCAAAGTTACTTGGGGATGCCCTTCCAGTTTCCATAAAAAAAGACCTTCTGAAAACCGGACGGATGTGGGGGGCATTTGTCCTGCATCTTGGGGTAGAAGCAGACCGAGTGAACACTCCCATCACCCATCATCAAATCATCGGAACGCTTGACCGCCCGCTTGGGGAGACAAACTCGGTGTTCCTCTCCCTTTCTCCACTGGATGACCCCACCCGCGCACCCTCAGGCATGCGCGCAGTGACCATTTCTACCCACACCGAACCGCTTGGGTGGTTTTCTTTGAGCGAAGAAGATTATCAGAAACGTAAAGAACAGTACACTGAACAATGCTTAAGCCTGGTAGAACGGGAATTTCCGGGCTTCCGCTCCGCCGTTCGCCTTTGCCTGGCAGGAAGTCCACGAACGTATGCCTATTACACCCATCGTCCCTGGGGAATGGTGGGAGGATTTCCGCAATCTTCCATCTTGCAGGCGCGTGGACCACAAAGCGGTTTTCACAATGCCTGGCTGGTGGGCGATTCGGTCTTTCCGGGACAATCCACTGCCGGTGTGACCCTCGGAGCCACGCGAGTGGCAAATCTCATCCTGCAATCTCTTTAA
- a CDS encoding CRISPR-associated ring nuclease, producing the protein MTSHSHRPATLIATLGSEPQVVTAGLDLLLKQRVNVHSVEIVHTSAIPDSPIHEAVLKLTQACQDYSAPLCEAFHFHPLLVDGIPVADVESASASQAVFRLLYTCVWNAKQRGDIVHLLIAGGRKTMSIYGMVVGQMLFDESDRLWHLFSAGDFLTSKRMHPQPGDQVELSEIPVIRWSEISPIIGVLRSSEDAMSALETIRSFQIERRNKEVERFIQKHLTPAERRVVACLLEEGEGDEEIAQRLHLSPRTVEQHLRSVYAKAQDFWGIERVTRSGLIILLSPHQWAKIRENPHDKS; encoded by the coding sequence ATGACATCTCATTCCCATCGCCCTGCTACGCTGATTGCAACACTGGGGAGCGAGCCTCAGGTAGTAACCGCCGGACTGGACCTTTTGCTGAAACAGAGGGTAAATGTCCACTCGGTGGAGATTGTTCACACCAGTGCCATTCCCGATTCCCCGATTCACGAAGCCGTCCTGAAGTTAACTCAAGCCTGCCAGGATTACTCTGCTCCGCTGTGTGAGGCGTTTCATTTTCATCCCTTGCTGGTCGATGGAATCCCGGTTGCCGATGTGGAAAGCGCCTCTGCCAGCCAGGCGGTATTTCGTTTGCTTTATACGTGCGTCTGGAATGCAAAACAACGCGGGGATATTGTGCATCTTTTGATTGCGGGCGGCAGGAAGACCATGTCTATTTATGGCATGGTGGTTGGACAAATGCTTTTTGACGAGTCAGACCGCCTCTGGCATCTCTTTTCGGCAGGAGACTTCCTCACCTCAAAGCGTATGCACCCCCAACCGGGAGACCAGGTTGAACTGAGCGAAATTCCGGTCATCCGCTGGAGCGAAATTTCTCCCATTATCGGGGTATTGCGGTCGTCTGAGGACGCCATGAGCGCGCTGGAAACCATCCGTTCGTTCCAAATTGAGCGGCGCAACAAGGAAGTGGAGCGATTTATCCAAAAACATCTCACGCCTGCTGAACGGCGTGTGGTGGCTTGCCTGCTGGAAGAAGGCGAAGGGGATGAAGAAATTGCCCAGCGCCTTCATCTATCACCCCGCACCGTGGAACAGCATTTGCGGTCGGTTTACGCCAAGGCACAGGATTTTTGGGGAATAGAGCGGGTAACCCGCTCCGGTCTAATCATCCTGCTCAGCCCGCATCAATGGGCAAAAATACGGGAAAACCCGCATGACAAATCTTAA